The following proteins come from a genomic window of Malus sylvestris chromosome 4, drMalSylv7.2, whole genome shotgun sequence:
- the LOC126618766 gene encoding probable U3 small nucleolar RNA-associated protein 11 — MSSLRNAVSRRAHKERAQPESRKKFGLLEKHKDYVERAKAYHKKEETLRILKQKAFYRNPDEFNFKMIKTRTVNGVHKLESQANKYTPEELMLMKTQDIGYIFQKVQSEKKKIEKLTATLHSLDNRPSSRHVYFAEDREEAREIQSRSRSGKMPVSEDIPDHIKRKTAGSYRELEARSNRVNELEKIYMDMAMQKELKKKGKKRKLCEDEIVSPSSNPVFKWRAERKR, encoded by the exons ATGTCGTCTTTAAGGAACGCCGTTAGCCGACGGGCTCACAAGGAGCGAGCTCAACC GGAATCGAGGAAAAAATTTGGGCTTCTTGAAAAGCATAAGGACTATGTTGAGCGTGCGAAAGCATATCACAAAAAGGAGGAGACTTTacgg ATATTGAAGCAGAAAGCCTTCTACAGAAACCCAGATGAGTTCAACTTCAAGATGATCAAGACACGAACTGTTAATGGAGTCCATAAATTAGA GAGTCAGGCAAACAAGTACACTCCAGAAGAGCTCATGCTTATGAAGACCCAAGATATTGGATACATATTTCAGAAAGTGCAGAGTGAGAAAAAG AAAATTGAAAAGTTAACTGCGACACTGCACTCTCTTGATAATCGGCCTTCAAGTAGACACGTTTACTTTGCCGAAGACAG aGAGGAGGCTAGAGAAATTCAATCACGTTCAAGAAGTGGAAAAATGCCGGTTTCTGAGGACATTCCTGATCATATAAAAAG GAAAACAGCTGGTTCCTACAGAGAGCTTGAAGCAAGGAGTAACAGAGTCAATGAGTTGGAGAAAATCTATATGGATATGGCAATGCAGAAGGAATTAAAG AAAAAGGGTAAAAAACGCAAACTATGTGAAGATGAGATTGTCTCCCCATCATCCAACCCTGTATTCAAGTGGCGGGCAGAGCGGAAGCGTTAA